A window from Photobacterium leiognathi encodes these proteins:
- a CDS encoding phosphocholine-specific phospholipase C, whose amino-acid sequence MVNDSRRSFIKKSAVVSAGAAAVSTSPNVFASIEKALSIPANRKHGSIKDVEHVVILMQENRSFDHYFGTMPGVRGFADRFPLKQSNGDFVWNQHNPEPNEDKGNFKKTLLPWYFNTGKDVSYEHFRGTPHLYSDAQYANNHGKMNQWLPNKTDRTMGYFTEKEMPFQFALANAFTLCDAYYCSTQTGTNPNRVMHWTGSNDAKQKRNGPVITNSHDSWGEYENGYEWTTYPERLEKAGISWRVLQNRNHNFTDNPLVGFKNFIKANETNQDDPIFVKGIGPDYGDKPSIELFEELYNEGLPQVTWVISEDLYSEHTSPSTPSLGAAYTAAILDILTSNPDVWAKTVFIINFDENDGLFDHMPPPSVPHKAKNKHTYGKSNVKTDDEYYHDVDYSKFNGTNYDISNFINNASHGLGPRVPCYVVSPWSVGGNINSQVFDHTSILQFLEKVTSVEEPNISEWRRSVCGDLTSCFDFEKSRPNSDIPNNMSFEEAQRRYEAATEEQNQHKNQQGYDESGKRVKPQMSLVGLPIVEQHGSRPSCQLPYSPKVDISFGKDSVHFEYANLGKQGTVYQTYNYLAHNLPQRDEFVAPEGSPYDMTMPRQYTVAAKGTNLHSPTVTDKWQFDEHQDFDLMTFGPNGFVRRVKGFTSEHKAMPLINITHKASRVGNNEAHLSIRIENSTKEPQVITITDNVYGKKPVVLTIKPKQVEHIAYKTRKHCWYDLTFTADNCRYFSLQAAGRIEVNNKHNFKAVTDPELGNFGNDMELASLHR is encoded by the coding sequence ATGGTAAACGATAGTCGTCGCTCATTTATTAAAAAGTCTGCTGTTGTAAGTGCAGGCGCTGCCGCAGTATCTACTTCACCTAACGTATTTGCGAGTATTGAAAAGGCACTTTCAATTCCAGCAAACCGCAAACATGGCAGTATCAAAGATGTTGAGCATGTTGTTATTTTAATGCAGGAAAACCGTTCATTTGATCACTACTTTGGCACCATGCCCGGTGTGCGCGGTTTTGCCGATCGTTTCCCATTAAAACAGTCCAATGGTGATTTTGTTTGGAATCAGCATAATCCTGAGCCAAATGAAGATAAAGGAAACTTCAAAAAGACCCTACTTCCTTGGTATTTCAATACAGGAAAAGATGTCAGTTATGAGCATTTTCGTGGTACACCGCATCTCTACAGTGATGCACAATATGCTAATAACCATGGCAAAATGAACCAATGGCTACCAAATAAAACTGACCGTACAATGGGATATTTCACAGAAAAAGAAATGCCTTTTCAGTTTGCACTTGCTAATGCTTTTACTCTCTGTGATGCATACTATTGTTCAACACAAACAGGGACAAACCCAAACCGTGTGATGCACTGGACAGGTAGTAATGATGCCAAACAGAAAAGAAATGGTCCAGTTATCACTAATAGTCATGATTCTTGGGGTGAATACGAAAATGGTTATGAATGGACAACCTACCCTGAACGCTTAGAAAAAGCTGGCATTTCATGGCGAGTACTTCAAAACAGGAATCATAACTTTACGGATAATCCACTGGTTGGCTTTAAAAATTTTATTAAGGCAAACGAAACTAACCAAGATGACCCGATTTTTGTCAAAGGCATTGGTCCAGATTACGGCGATAAACCTTCTATTGAGTTATTTGAAGAGCTTTATAATGAAGGACTACCGCAAGTTACTTGGGTCATTTCAGAAGATTTGTACTCCGAACATACAAGCCCTTCAACACCAAGTCTTGGTGCAGCATACACTGCAGCTATTTTAGATATCCTCACCTCTAATCCTGATGTATGGGCAAAAACTGTTTTCATTATCAACTTCGATGAAAATGATGGTCTATTTGATCATATGCCACCACCATCAGTACCTCATAAAGCAAAAAATAAGCATACTTACGGTAAGTCAAACGTTAAAACTGATGATGAATACTACCATGATGTCGATTATTCGAAGTTTAATGGCACTAACTACGATATTTCTAATTTCATCAATAACGCCTCCCATGGTTTAGGTCCTCGCGTACCTTGCTATGTTGTTTCTCCTTGGAGTGTCGGCGGTAATATTAACTCCCAAGTCTTTGACCATACTTCTATTCTACAATTTTTGGAAAAAGTAACTAGCGTTGAAGAGCCTAATATTTCAGAATGGCGACGTAGTGTGTGTGGCGATTTAACAAGCTGTTTTGATTTTGAAAAAAGCCGACCAAATAGTGATATTCCTAACAATATGTCATTTGAGGAAGCTCAACGTCGCTATGAAGCCGCAACCGAAGAACAAAACCAGCATAAAAACCAGCAAGGATATGATGAATCAGGTAAAAGAGTTAAGCCACAGATGAGCTTAGTTGGCCTGCCTATCGTTGAACAGCATGGCTCTCGTCCGTCTTGCCAGCTACCTTATTCACCTAAAGTAGATATTTCATTTGGCAAAGACAGCGTACACTTTGAATACGCAAACCTTGGTAAACAAGGCACGGTTTATCAAACTTACAATTACCTTGCTCATAACCTGCCGCAACGAGATGAGTTTGTTGCACCTGAAGGCAGTCCTTACGATATGACGATGCCACGCCAATACACGGTTGCAGCTAAAGGAACGAACCTACATAGCCCAACTGTCACTGATAAATGGCAGTTCGATGAGCATCAAGACTTTGATTTAATGACCTTTGGCCCTAATGGATTTGTACGCCGTGTGAAAGGCTTTACTAGTGAGCATAAAGCTATGCCGCTAATTAACATCACACATAAAGCATCACGAGTTGGTAATAACGAAGCCCATCTTTCTATTCGAATCGAAAATAGCACCAAGGAGCCGCAAGTGATTACCATCACTGATAACGTTTATGGCAAAAAGCCAGTGGTATTGACCATCAAGCCTAAGCAAGTTGAGCATATCGCTTACAAAACACGTAAGCACTGTTGGTATGATCTTACCTTTACTGCTGATAATTGCCGTTATTTCTCATTGCAAGCGGCAGGTCGTATTGAAGTAAATAACAAGCACAACTTCAAAGCGGTAACAGATCCCGAATTAGGTAATTTCGGTAACGACATGGAATTAGCAAGTCTGCATCGCTAA
- the speG gene encoding spermidine N1-acetyltransferase yields MSNVIRLRALERTDLRFIHQLNNNRTIMAYWFEEPYESFAELEELYRKHIHDSTERRFIAENADEEAIGLVELVEINNIHRTAEFQIIIAPDYQGNGYARSLINRALNYAFTILNLHKVYLHVAIENEKAIHLYEECGFVEEGRLIQEIFINGKYCDIKRMYILQDTYFKSR; encoded by the coding sequence ATGAGTAATGTTATTCGTCTACGTGCATTAGAGCGTACAGATCTACGTTTTATTCATCAATTAAACAATAACCGCACTATCATGGCATACTGGTTTGAAGAGCCGTATGAGTCGTTTGCTGAGCTTGAAGAGCTGTACCGCAAACACATTCATGATAGTACTGAGCGTCGTTTTATTGCTGAAAATGCAGACGAAGAAGCGATTGGCTTAGTGGAGTTGGTTGAAATCAACAATATTCACCGAACCGCTGAGTTTCAAATTATCATTGCCCCAGATTACCAAGGTAATGGCTACGCGCGTTCATTGATTAATCGTGCACTAAATTATGCATTTACCATTTTGAACTTGCATAAAGTGTATCTGCACGTTGCGATTGAAAACGAAAAAGCCATCCACTTATATGAAGAGTGTGGTTTTGTTGAAGAAGGGCGTTTGATCCAAGAGATCTTTATTAACGGTAAATACTGCGATATTAAACGTATGTATATTCTGCAAGATACTTACTTTAAAAGTCGTTAA
- a CDS encoding LysR family transcriptional regulator, whose translation MTNNQLFDGIALFVQVVKSSGFGAAAQAMGHSNSYVSKEIVKLENRLGVRLLNRTTRSISLTPEGKSYYQECLQLISDAEQAVAHITQSTVEPKGTLKISCPVWFGKHYLKDVFSAYLTRYPDVVIDLDMSDKAIDVIGDGYDLVIRASAKLDESSLICKRIYSSRICTVASPEYIAKHGRPMHPTELSSHHCFCYSNLKKSNIWDYMDKAGNQTSVDVHQRIRSNNTEMSLALVCNGDGIIRLPEFYIEQQIKTGELILLFEDYVFPMVDVYALYPTRKHLASKVRCFLDLIDEMVVKP comes from the coding sequence ATGACTAATAATCAACTGTTCGATGGTATTGCTTTGTTTGTTCAAGTCGTTAAAAGCAGCGGCTTTGGTGCAGCGGCACAGGCAATGGGGCATTCAAACTCTTATGTAAGCAAAGAGATCGTTAAATTAGAAAATCGCTTAGGAGTAAGGTTACTTAACCGCACAACTCGAAGTATTTCGTTAACGCCTGAAGGTAAGAGTTATTATCAGGAATGTTTACAGTTGATCAGCGATGCTGAACAAGCGGTTGCTCATATCACACAAAGTACAGTAGAGCCAAAAGGGACATTGAAAATTAGTTGTCCGGTGTGGTTTGGTAAGCATTATTTAAAGGATGTATTTTCAGCTTATCTTACGCGCTACCCAGATGTGGTGATTGATCTTGATATGAGCGATAAAGCCATTGATGTCATTGGCGATGGTTATGATTTGGTGATACGAGCATCAGCAAAACTCGATGAATCAAGTCTCATCTGTAAACGTATTTACAGCAGCCGAATTTGTACGGTAGCGTCGCCAGAATACATTGCAAAGCATGGTCGCCCGATGCACCCAACAGAGCTTTCTTCTCATCACTGTTTTTGTTACAGCAACCTAAAAAAATCGAATATTTGGGATTACATGGATAAAGCAGGCAATCAAACTTCTGTTGACGTTCATCAGCGTATTCGTAGCAATAATACAGAGATGTCACTGGCGTTAGTGTGTAATGGTGACGGTATCATTCGTTTGCCTGAGTTTTATATTGAGCAGCAAATAAAGACAGGGGAATTAATCTTATTGTTTGAAGATTATGTTTTCCCAATGGTGGATGTGTATGCGCTTTATCCGACCCGTAAGCATCTTGCATCTAAAGTACGCTGCTTCTTGGATTTGATAGATGAGATGGTTGTTAAGCCTTAA
- a CDS encoding NADPH-dependent FMN reductase produces the protein MKLLAFAATNSQQSINRALVTYAASQVNADEVEILDLNDFEMAIYSIDRENASGIPEQAQLFFDKIGKADAILISFAEHNGTYTAAYKNIFDWASRINQKFYQQKPVLMLATSPGPGGAKNVLDTAVTSAPFFDANVVGSLSIPSFYENFDLEKQTLINEELNSQLISLVTKLNH, from the coding sequence ATGAAACTACTCGCTTTTGCTGCAACAAACAGCCAACAATCAATCAACCGTGCGCTAGTGACATATGCGGCATCACAAGTAAACGCTGATGAAGTGGAAATTCTTGACCTAAACGATTTTGAAATGGCGATTTACAGTATTGATCGTGAAAATGCATCAGGGATCCCTGAACAAGCTCAGTTATTCTTCGATAAAATTGGTAAAGCTGACGCAATTTTAATTTCATTTGCTGAGCATAACGGGACATATACTGCGGCTTATAAAAATATTTTTGATTGGGCCTCACGTATTAATCAAAAATTCTATCAACAAAAACCAGTGCTCATGCTTGCAACTTCACCTGGCCCTGGTGGCGCTAAAAATGTACTAGATACAGCAGTTACATCAGCACCATTTTTTGATGCTAATGTAGTCGGTTCTCTTTCTATTCCAAGTTTTTATGAGAACTTCGATTTAGAAAAGCAAACCCTAATAAATGAAGAATTAAATAGCCAACTAATTTCATTAGTGACTAAATTAAATCATTAG
- a CDS encoding TOBE domain-containing protein: MKLSARNQLKGVVTNIDVGAVNVEVTVEVSPNVELTSILTKKSCEYLGLAVGKEAVLVIKASNVMVATE; this comes from the coding sequence ATGAAACTAAGTGCAAGAAATCAATTAAAAGGCGTGGTAACGAACATTGATGTTGGTGCAGTGAATGTTGAGGTTACTGTTGAAGTCTCACCGAATGTTGAACTTACTTCGATTTTAACAAAAAAATCATGTGAGTATTTAGGCTTAGCGGTGGGTAAAGAAGCGGTATTAGTGATTAAGGCATCGAATGTGATGGTCGCAACTGAGTAG
- a CDS encoding membrane protein: protein MSSLLAFIDKHWKVITVLILLLITVLSLLPQPSLPEVPGTDKTHHFIAYSALIFAIGLRMPKHCYWLFIGCIAWSGAIELIQPYVNRYGEWLDLAANTGGLITGFLLARLCAKYFLVKDKS, encoded by the coding sequence ATGTCGTCACTACTCGCTTTTATTGATAAACATTGGAAAGTGATCACCGTACTTATTTTATTACTGATTACGGTATTGTCTTTATTACCTCAGCCTAGCCTACCTGAAGTTCCCGGTACCGATAAAACACATCATTTTATCGCCTATAGCGCACTCATTTTTGCCATTGGTTTGAGAATGCCTAAACATTGTTATTGGTTATTTATTGGATGTATTGCTTGGAGTGGTGCCATTGAATTAATTCAACCTTATGTGAATCGTTACGGTGAGTGGCTTGATTTAGCAGCAAATACAGGTGGATTAATCACTGGATTTTTACTGGCTCGACTTTGTGCTAAATACTTTTTAGTAAAAGATAAATCATAA
- a CDS encoding potassium channel family protein: protein MSPEDKQFAVIGLGRFGMSLCEELSERGAQVLAIDIDEACVRKAADIATQAVVADCSNDATIAELKLDDYDLVMVSIGEDVNASILTTLLLKEAGVKTVWVKAKDTPHCKILSKIGADKIIRPERDMGIRIARNMLDKRIFEFSDLGSGISLAEVVVTAKNMGRKISQHPCGSHKETQILALKRGPEVRKAPDPDTELQVGDILIITGPENVLTDTLRKL from the coding sequence ATGAGTCCTGAAGATAAACAATTTGCCGTTATTGGTCTTGGTCGATTTGGCATGTCACTGTGTGAAGAACTCAGTGAGCGTGGCGCACAAGTACTGGCAATTGATATTGATGAAGCATGCGTACGTAAAGCGGCAGATATTGCCACTCAAGCTGTTGTTGCTGATTGCTCAAATGATGCAACTATCGCTGAATTAAAACTGGATGATTACGATCTGGTGATGGTCTCTATTGGTGAAGATGTTAACGCCAGCATTCTTACTACTCTGCTATTAAAAGAAGCAGGTGTGAAAACCGTATGGGTAAAAGCCAAAGACACCCCACATTGTAAAATCTTATCTAAAATTGGCGCCGATAAAATCATTCGCCCTGAACGTGATATGGGTATTCGTATTGCACGTAATATGCTTGATAAGCGCATCTTCGAATTTTCAGATCTAGGTAGTGGTATTTCACTAGCTGAAGTGGTTGTTACAGCGAAAAACATGGGACGTAAGATCTCACAACATCCATGCGGTAGCCATAAAGAGACACAAATTCTTGCGCTTAAACGTGGTCCTGAAGTACGTAAAGCACCTGATCCTGATACTGAGCTACAAGTTGGTGACATCTTAATTATCACTGGCCCTGAAAACGTATTAACAGATACTTTAAGAAAACTATGA
- a CDS encoding TrkH family potassium uptake protein, giving the protein MYVPIKTENRDKRWSEPKIIIFSFLAILIPAAILLTLPVFSVSGLSFTDALFTATSAISVTGLGVVDTGSHFSISGKILLMFLMQIGGLGQMTLSAVLLYMFGLRLSLRQQALTKEQLGQEQFTNIRRLVKHIIIFVLICELIGVFFLSIRWVPEMGWEQGLFFAVFHSISAFNNAGFSLFSDGLTRYVDDPLVIITIASLFIFGGLGFTVISDLKRNAHRGFHFLSLHSKIMIIATPVLLFVGTVMIWLLEHHNSHTLGSLNESGQWLAAFFQSATARTAGFNSVDIGQFTQPGLLIMMLLMLIGAGSTSTGGGIKVSTFVVAILATWSFLKQRDRVVLFKRTISNQTVTKSLAIIVVSGIVLTIAMFALMITEKAPFYEVMFETISAFATVGVTAGLTATLSEPGKYIMIVVMIIGRLGPLTLAYMLARPKPTLLKYPEDNVAAG; this is encoded by the coding sequence ATGTATGTCCCTATTAAAACTGAAAATCGCGATAAACGATGGTCTGAACCTAAGATCATCATCTTTAGCTTTTTAGCGATTTTGATCCCTGCTGCGATTTTACTCACACTGCCAGTATTTTCCGTTTCAGGGCTAAGTTTTACCGATGCATTATTTACTGCGACCTCTGCTATCAGCGTAACAGGCTTAGGTGTGGTCGATACAGGCTCGCATTTCTCCATTAGCGGAAAAATCTTGCTGATGTTTCTAATGCAAATTGGCGGTTTAGGGCAAATGACATTATCTGCTGTCCTACTCTACATGTTTGGCTTACGTTTAAGCCTACGCCAGCAAGCATTAACCAAAGAGCAACTAGGTCAAGAGCAGTTCACCAATATTCGTCGCCTTGTTAAACACATTATTATCTTTGTGTTGATCTGTGAGCTTATCGGTGTGTTCTTTTTATCTATTCGTTGGGTTCCAGAAATGGGCTGGGAACAAGGTTTATTCTTTGCTGTATTCCACTCTATTTCAGCCTTTAATAATGCTGGTTTCTCACTATTTTCAGACGGTTTAACCCGCTATGTAGACGATCCTTTAGTGATCATCACCATTGCTTCACTGTTTATCTTTGGTGGTTTAGGTTTTACTGTGATCTCTGATCTTAAGCGAAACGCACATCGTGGTTTTCACTTCTTATCACTGCATTCAAAAATCATGATCATTGCAACGCCTGTATTGCTTTTTGTAGGTACCGTAATGATTTGGCTATTAGAGCACCACAATAGTCATACTTTAGGTTCACTTAATGAATCAGGTCAGTGGTTAGCTGCATTCTTCCAGTCAGCGACCGCCCGTACAGCAGGCTTTAACAGTGTCGATATTGGTCAATTTACTCAACCGGGCCTATTGATCATGATGCTACTGATGCTTATTGGTGCAGGTTCAACCTCGACAGGTGGTGGTATTAAAGTATCGACGTTCGTTGTCGCTATTTTGGCTACCTGGTCGTTCCTAAAACAGCGTGACCGTGTAGTGCTATTTAAGCGTACTATTTCAAACCAAACGGTAACCAAATCGTTAGCTATCATTGTTGTCAGTGGCATTGTATTGACCATTGCTATGTTCGCGTTAATGATCACGGAAAAAGCGCCATTCTACGAAGTGATGTTTGAAACCATTTCAGCGTTCGCAACCGTAGGTGTGACTGCAGGTTTAACCGCAACCTTATCCGAGCCGGGAAAATACATCATGATTGTCGTGATGATCATCGGTCGTTTAGGTCCATTAACATTGGCATATATGTTAGCGCGTCCTAAACCAACCTTACTAAAATACCCAGAAGATAACGTGGCAGCAGGTTAA